In Humulus lupulus chromosome 7, drHumLupu1.1, whole genome shotgun sequence, the following are encoded in one genomic region:
- the LOC133788266 gene encoding NAD(P)H-quinone oxidoreductase subunit N, chloroplastic: protein MASTTNFKCGTPLYAHLHGIPNQKNCFSDARKVMWQGESAAAAVTRGVRWQKGNKEAKRNGVVRCIGLGDFIGGDLVKPDLGRWLSDVEEHKALAIYPPHEGGYEGRYLNRLIYNGYYFLDISARGLGDPETTLTKIHPVCPAHLGKQPIARWYFPPEVDYRLDALPPDAKGLVVWIIEAKVLSKAELQFLALLPTLRPKVRVIAECGNWRKFMWKPLKEIAGLTESED from the exons ATGGCATCCACGACCAACTTCAAGTGTGGAACACCCCTCTATGCTCATCTCCACGGGATCCCAAACCAGAAAAACTGCTTCTCCGATGCAAGAAAGGTGATGTGGCAGGGAGAATCGGCGGCAGCGGCGGTAACCAGGGGAGTGAGATGGCAAAAGGGTAATAAAGAAGCTAAGAGAAATGGGGTGGTGAGGTGCATAGGACTAGGGGACTTCATTGGAGGAGACTTGGTGAAACCTGATTTGGGGCGTTGGCTCTCAGACGTGGAAGAGCACAAGGCCCTGGCTATTTACCCTCCTCATGAAGGAGGCTATGAGGGACGATACCTTAATCGACTCATTTACAATGGCTACTATTTCCTTGACATCTCAGCTCGAGGCCTAGGTGACCCGGAGACCACACTCACCAAGATTCACCCTGTTTGCCCA GCTCATCTAGGGAAACAACCTATAGCAAGGTGGTATTTCCCGCCAGAGGTTGATTACAGACTCGACGCATTGCCTCCAGATGCCAAAGGACTGGTGGTGTGGATTATTGAAGCCAAG GTTTTGTCAAAGGCAGAACTGCAGTTTCTCGCATTGCTTCCAACGCTCCGTCCAAAAGTTAGGGTCATTGCAGAATGTGGAAACTG GCGGAAGTTCATGTGGAAGccgctcaaagaaatcgcaggaCTAACTGAAAGTGAGGACTGA
- the LOC133788265 gene encoding sister chromatid cohesion protein SCC4, which translates to MEAVAEGLWGLADYHEKKGEMGKAVKCLEAICQSQVTFFPIVEVKTRLRIATLLIKHSHNVNHAKSHLERSQLLLKSIPSCFDLKCRAYSLLSQCYHLVGAIAPQKQVLHKALELTASAGNEISVNLWSCNFNTQLANALIIEGDFRSSISALQCGYHCATQICYPELQMFFAASILHVHLMQWDDMNLVEAAVNQCDQVWETIRPENRQHCLGLLFYNELLHIFYRLRICDYKNAAPHLDRLDAALKADSKKMQHVRDLTKELDSLNQSLSRSDLPNRDRSALSEKQAQLQERLTSLTSLSNQAGTGSLEPAYFGNMKRTYGDKLVLAPPPIDGEWLPKSAVHALVDLMIVIFGRPKGLFKECGRRIQSGMHTIQVELAKLGITDGVREVNLQHSAIWMAGVYLMLLMQLLENKVVVDLTRSEFVDAQEALMQMKNWFMRFPTILQACESIIEMLRGQYAHSVGSHSEAAFHYIEAAKLTQSKSMQAICQVYAAVSYICIGDAESSSQALDLIGPVYRMMDSFVGVREKTSVLFAYGLLLMKQQDLQEARNRLAKGLQLTHNHLGNLQLVAQYLTILGSLALALHDNVQAREILRSSLTLAKKLYDIPTQIWVLSVLTALYQELGERGNEMENLEYQRKKMDELQKRLADAHSTSHHIELIDKVKFQVHQFHDLDIKRAIAGPAVGINLDIPESIGLSTPLPNFSSRLVDLDTGRRGKRKL; encoded by the exons ATGGAAGCGGTTGCGGAGGGGCTTTGGGGACTAGCGGACTACCATGAGAAGAAAGGGGAGATGGGGAAAGCGGTGAAGTGTCTGGAAGCCATTTGCCAGAGTCAGGTCACCTTCTTCCCCATCGTCGAGGTCAAGACTCGTCTTCGAATCGCTACTTTGCTTATCAAGCATTCTCACAATGTTAATCACGCTAAGTCTCACCTCGAACGATCCCAATTGCTTCTCAAGAGCATCCCTTCTTGCTTCGATCTCAAATGCAGAGCTTATAGCTTGCTCAGTCAGTGTTACCATCTCGTCGGTGCTATTGCTCCCCAGAAGCAGGTTCTCCATAAGGCTCTCGAGCTTACTGCTTCCGCTGGCAACGA GATCTCAGTGAATTTGTGGTCTTGCAACTTCAACACCCAGCTTGCGAATGCTCTGATAATTGAAGGAGACTTTCGAAGTTCAATTTCGGCGCTTCAGTGTGGTTATCATTGCGCTACTCAAATATGTTATCCCGAGTTACAG ATGTTCTTTGCTGCTTCTATCCTGCACGTGCACCTCATGCAATGGGATGATATGAATTTGGTTGAGGCAGCCGTTAATCAATGTGATCAGGTCTGGGAGACTATTCGGCCAGAAAAT AGACAACACTGCCTTGGATTACTCTTTTACAATGAGCTTCTGCACATATTTTATCGACTTCGGATATGTGATTACAAAAATGCTGCACCACATTTAGACAGATTGGATGCTGCTTTGAAGGCTGACTCGAAGAAAATGCAGCATGTGCGAGATCTGACGAAGGAACTTGATTCCTTGAATCAAAGTCTCTCTCGGTCTGATCTACCCAACAGAGATAGGTCAGCACTTTCAGAAAAACAAGCTCAGCTACAGGAGAGGTTGACAAGTTTGACTAGTTTGAGTAATCAAGCTGGAACTGGATCACTTGAACCAGCTTATTTTGGGAATATGAAGCGGACTTATGGGGACAAGCTTGTGTTGGCACCACCACCTATTGATGGGGAGTGGTTACCAAAAAGTGCAGTACATGCTCTTGTTGATCTTATGATTGTCATATTTGGACGTCCAAAAGGACTATTTAAGGAGTGTGGAAGACGAATTCAATCTGGAATGCATACCATACAAG TGGAACTGGCAAAGCTTGGAATAACTGATGGTGTGAGAG AGGTGAATTTGCAACACTCCGCCATTTGGATGGCGGGTGTATATTTGATGCTGTTAATGCAACTCCTAGAAAACAAAGTGGTCGTGGACCTTACTCggtctgagtttgtggatgcacaAGAG GCACTGATGCAAATGAAGAACTGGTTCATGCGCTTTCCGACAATTTTACAAGCTTGTGAGAGCATAATTGAGATGCTCAGGGGGCAGTATGCTCATTCTGTTGGGAGCCATAGTGAAGCAGCCTTTCATTATATTGAAGCTGCAAAG CTAACACAGAGCAAATCAATGCAAGCCATTTGCCAAGTTTATGCGGCTGTCTCGTACATCTGCATTGGTGATGCAGAATCTTCATCACAG GCACTAGATTTGATTGGACCAGTTTACAGAATGATGGATTCCTTTGTTGGAGTTCGAGAGAAAACCAGTGTTCTTTTTGCATATGGCCTTTTGTTAATGAAGCAACAGGATTTACAAGAGGCAAG AAATCGACTGGCCAAAGGTTTGCAGTTGACACATAATCATTTGGGGAACCTTCAACTCGTTGCACAATATTTGACAATTCTTGGTAGTTTGGCATTAGCCCTGCATGATAATGTACAGGCTAGAGAGATCTTGAGATCATCCCTAACATTGGCAAAGAAGCTTTATGATATCCCTACTCAGATTTGGGTGCTCTCTGTTTTGACAG CTTTATATCAAGAGTTGGGTGAGAGGGGAAATGAAATGGAAAATCTTGAGTATCAAAGGAAAAAGATGGACGAACTGCAGAAGAGACTTGCTGATGCACATTCTACCAGTCATCATATTGAACTA ATTGACAAAGTAAAGTTTCAAGTCCACCAATTTCATGACCTCGACATCAAGCGTGCAATTGCAGGCCCTGCTGTTGGAATCAATCTTGACATCCCAGAGTCCATTGGTCTGTCCACCCCATTACCCAACTTTTCTTCAAGGTTAGTGGATTTAGACACTGGAAGACGTGGGAAGAGGAAACTCTAG